In the Puntigrus tetrazona isolate hp1 chromosome 9, ASM1883169v1, whole genome shotgun sequence genome, one interval contains:
- the LOC122351801 gene encoding E3 ubiquitin-protein ligase TRIM39-like isoform X2 has protein sequence MAVAAEQTIALSARSLPGPHVKNVLFTVSYPFVKPNLRDEQQQDSVEIFKTFGKACLKSLKKCACKSTEQKDTLTVDESKQLIRELAAELDRVIQRKKCRLMSGKLRNKGSKEEQQYYFLQWAEELEHLQTKEIEEEQTPQTFSENVWDREMKVKRAKKMLCNWSWKLKKMKQNSVCLEGECEETLRDLHGQWKKRESSILPVMDWMMWTVLQSKSSENSAPKQWVKNKQGSKNSAGLHIPNAVWNWITKLKADVILDPNTANPDLQVSEDGKYLIAKKHTGLDYWRGFQRERCKFDGWTCVQAKEGYNAGRHYWEVDVKGKCEWRVGVVKESAPRHGYVTMNTKAGYWNLRLQLGTLIALTEPVTKLNMLKPCKIGVYLDIEEGHVSFYDVQKRQHIYTFKTEFSGTEKIYPMFGTVETDTALVISSLNTFLNINHKK, from the exons ATGGCAGTTGCAgctg AACAAACCATTGCCCTCAGTGCACGCAGTCTCCCGGGGCCACACGTAAAGAACGTGCTATTTACAGTTTCTTACCCATTTGTGAAGCCAAATCTAAGGGACGAGCAACAGCAG GACTCTGTggaaatattcaaaacatttggGAAAGCCTGTCTAAAG agtttaaaaaaatgtgcctGCAAAAGTACTGAGCAGAAAGACACCTTAACTGTTGATGAGTCAAAGCAACTCATCAGAGAGCTGGCTGCTGAACTGGACAGAGTGATACAG agaaagaaatgCCGCTTGATGTCAGGGAAGTTGAGAAATAAAGGATCCAAGGAGGAACAGCagtattattttttgcagtgggcaGAAGAGCTTGAGCACttgcaaacaaaagaaatagaGGAAGAACAG ACACCACAAACCTTTTCAGAGAATGTTTGGGACAGAGAAATGAAAGTAAAGAGagccaaaaaaatgttgtgcaaCTGGTCTTggaagctaaaaaaaatgaaacag AATTCAGTATGTCTGGAGGGTGAATGTGAAGAAACTCTGAGGGATCTTCACGGACAGTGGAAAAAGCGAGAATCCAGCATACTTCCAGTAATGGACTGGATGATGTGGACTGTGCTGCAGTCAAAAAGCTCTGAG AATTCAGCTCCTAAACAGTGGGTGAAGAATAAACAGGGCTCAAAAAATTCAG CTGGACTGCACATTCCTAACGCAG TTTGGAATTGgattacaaaattaaaag CTGATGTCAttctggatccaaacacagccaaCCCGGACCTCCAAGTCTCTGAAGATGGGAAAtatttaatagcaaaaaaacacacaggtcTGGATTACTGGAGAGGGTTTCAAAGAGAGCGATGTAAATTTGATGGTTGGACTTGTGTCCAAGCTAAGGAGGGTTATAATGCAGGTAGACATTACTGGGAGGTCGATGTAAAGGGCAAATGTGAGTGGCGTGTGGGAGTGGTGAAGGAATCTGCCCCTCGGCATGGGTATGTCACAATGAATACAAAAGCAGGATACTGGAATCTGCGTCTGCAGCTGGGAACTTTAATAGCTTTGACTGAACCCGTCACTAAACTCAATATGCTGAAACCATGTAAAATAGGAGTTTATCTTGACATAGAAGAGGGCCATGTATCCTTCTATGATGTACAGAAAAGACAACATATCTACACCTTTAAGACAGAATTTAGTGGGACAGAAAAGATTTACCCAATGTTTGGCACTGTTGAGACAGACACAGCATTGGTTATTTcatcattaaatacatttctaaatataaaccacaaaaaataa
- the asb11 gene encoding ankyrin repeat and SOCS box protein 11 has translation MAVVHAEVSVWSKLWDHRFQLYGGHVCNTLMAGSWDDRTPLHDAALQGRLLPLRRLLSQGYNVGMATLDGITPLHEACVGGHFTCAKLLLEHGADANAVSFDGATPLFSACCSGNPALVSLILLYSSVQHPAHLQSSPLHEAAKRGHTACVEVLLSHGVNVDTEVPSIGTALYCACESKATECVQSLLISGADVQCGRGLDTPLHAATRVGGAKEVELLLEHGADRTSRNSEGKKALELTADQSIKHLLQTTGPCSLTQLCRWCIRRSLGQKGLNKTKKLCLPHILNNYLLYH, from the exons ATGGCTGTGGTTCATGCTGAAGTGAGCGTTTGGAGTAAGCTATGGGATCACAGGTTTCAGCTATATGGAGGACATGTGTGTAATACGCTAATGGCAG GTTCTTGGGATGACAGAACACCTCTACATGATGCTGCTTTGCAAGGAAGATTGCTGCCACTGCGAAGACTGCTTTCACAG GGGTACAATGTGGGAATGGCTACATTAGATGGAATCACACCATTGCATGAAGCATGCGTTGGAGGCCATTTCACCTGCGCTAAACTTCTCCTGGAACACGGTGCTGAT GCCAATGCTGTCTCTTTTGATGGAGCCACTCCTCTCTTCAGTGCATGCTGTAGTGGAAACCCTGCCCTCGTCAGCCTCATTCTTCTCTACAGCTCCGTCCAGCATCCAGCTCATCTGCAGAGCTCACCTCTCCACGAAGCAGCAAAGAGAG GTCACACAGCATGTGTTGAAGTGCTGCTGTCTCATGGTGTGAATGTGGACACGGAGGTTCCCAGCATAGGAACGGCTCTGTACTGTGCATGCGAGTCCAAGGCAACAGAATGTGTACAGAGCCTGCTGATCTCAG GTGCTGATGTGCAGTGTGGACGGGGTCTTGACACACCTTTACATGCTGCAACCAGGGTGGGCGGGGCAAAAGAGGTGGAGCTACTGCTAGAGCACGGGGCTGATCGGACCTCAAGGAACTCTGAAGGAAAGAAAGCTCTGGAGCTGACAGCAGATCAGAGCATCAAGCATCTCTTGCAGACTACAG GTCCGTGCTCCCTGACTCAGCTGTGCAGATGGTGTATTCGACGTTCCCTGGGACAAAAAGGACTGAACAAAACCAAGAAGCTTTGTTTACCACATATCCTGAACAATTATCTCCTCTATCATTAA
- the piga gene encoding phosphatidylinositol N-acetylglucosaminyltransferase subunit A isoform X2 produces the protein MGHRKRGHTHSPKTPSSLDPSRPTDREQGMKHRICMVSDFFYPNMGGVESHIYQLSQCLIEKGHKVVIATHAYEDRRGIRYLTNGLKVYYLPLQVMYNQSTATTCFHSLPLLRCVFVRERITIVHAHSSFSAMAHDALFHAKTMGLNTVFTDHSLFGFADLSSVLTNKLLTVSLCDTNHIVCVSYTSKENTVLRAALDPEIVSVIPNAVDPTDFTPDPCRRDNSKITIVVISRLVYRKGIDLLSGIIPELCGKHPDLCFLIGGEGPKRIILEEVREKYQLHDRVRLLGALDHKDVRDVLVQGHIFLNTSLTEAFCMAIVEGASCGLQVVSTRVGGIPEVLPDELVTLCEPSVRSLCDGLETVIARIRTGNVASPATIHRRVRTLYTWRNVAERTEKVYNRVCREPVLPLSERLHRLRSHCGAVAGSIFSFVAVITFLFLLLLQWLRPDHLIDVAIDSSGPHSRMGQQLSKKKSKTQT, from the exons ATGGGCCACAGGAAGAGAGGTCACACACATTCACCTAAAACCCCTTCATCTTTGGACCCGTCCCGGCCCACTGATCGCGAGCAGGGCATGAAGCACAGGATATGTATGGTGTCAGACTTCTTCTACCCaaac ATGGGTGGTGTGGAGAGTCACATCTACCAGCTCTCGCAGTGCCTCATAGAGAAGGGCCACAAGGTTGTCATAGCAACTCATGCATATGAAGACCGCCGTGGGATTCGCTACCTGACCAACGGCCTCAAGGTGTATTACCTACCCCTGCAG gtcATGTATAATCAGTCCACGGCGACCACCTGCTTTCACAGTTTGCCGTTGCTccggtgtgtgtttgtgcgtgaaCGCATCACGATCGTGCACGCCCACAGCTCCTTCTCCGCGATGGCCCATGATGCTCTGTTCCATGCCAAGACTATGGGTCTCAACACTGTATTCACTGATCACTCTCTCTTTGGATTTGCGGACCTGAGCTCTGTACTGACCAACAAGCTGCTGACTGTCTCTCTGTGCGACACCAATCACATTGTGTGCGTGTCGTACACTAGTAAAGAGAACACTGTGCTGCGAGCCGCTCTCGACCCTGAAATCGTCTCCGTCATCCCTAACGCTGTCGACCCCACTGACTTTACCCCTGACCCCTGTCGCCGTGACAACAGCAAGATTACCATTGTTGTTATCAGTCGACTGGTTTACAGGAAAG GGATTGATTTACTAAGTGGAATCATTCCTGAATTATGTGGAAAGCATCCAGATCTTTGTTTTCTGATTGGTGGAGAGGGACCCAAAAGAATCATACTGGAAGAGGTTCGAGAAAAATATCAGCTTCATGACCG GGTTCGTCTGCTGGGAGCTCTGGATCATAAAGATGTGAGAGATGTCCTAGTTCAGGGTCATATCTTTCTCAACACTTCTCTCACTGAGGCCTTCTGTATGGCCATAGTGGAGGGAGCCAGCTGTGGGCTGCAG GTGGTGAGCACCCGTGTTGGAGGTATACCTGAGGTCCTGCCTGATGAGTTGGTGACTCTGTGTGAACCATCGGTCCGTTCGCTTTGCGATGGCTTGGAAACCGTTATTGCTAGAATACGCACAGGAAACGTGGCGTCTCCTGCCACCATCCACCGCAGGGTCCGAACACTGTACACTTGGAGAAACGTCGCTGAGCGCACCGAAAAG gtgtatAATCGTGTGTGCAGGGAACCCGTTTTGCCGTTGTCTGAGCGCCTGCACAGACTCCGCTCTCACTGTGGTGCTGTGGCAGGCTCCATTTTCTCCTTCGTTGCTGTTATTACTTTCCTCTTCCTGCTTCTCCTGCAGTGGCTCCGCCCAGATCATCTGATCGACGTCGCTATAGACTCATCAGGTCCCCACAGCCGCATGGGGCAGCAGCTTAGTAAGAagaaaagtaaaacacaaaCCTGA
- the LOC122351801 gene encoding E3 ubiquitin-protein ligase TRIM39-like isoform X1, with product MAVAAEQTIALSARSLPGPHVKNVLFTVSYPFVKPNLRDEQQQVFFSQDSVEIFKTFGKACLKSLKKCACKSTEQKDTLTVDESKQLIRELAAELDRVIQRKKCRLMSGKLRNKGSKEEQQYYFLQWAEELEHLQTKEIEEEQTPQTFSENVWDREMKVKRAKKMLCNWSWKLKKMKQNSVCLEGECEETLRDLHGQWKKRESSILPVMDWMMWTVLQSKSSENSAPKQWVKNKQGSKNSAGLHIPNAVWNWITKLKADVILDPNTANPDLQVSEDGKYLIAKKHTGLDYWRGFQRERCKFDGWTCVQAKEGYNAGRHYWEVDVKGKCEWRVGVVKESAPRHGYVTMNTKAGYWNLRLQLGTLIALTEPVTKLNMLKPCKIGVYLDIEEGHVSFYDVQKRQHIYTFKTEFSGTEKIYPMFGTVETDTALVISSLNTFLNINHKK from the exons ATGGCAGTTGCAgctg AACAAACCATTGCCCTCAGTGCACGCAGTCTCCCGGGGCCACACGTAAAGAACGTGCTATTTACAGTTTCTTACCCATTTGTGAAGCCAAATCTAAGGGACGAGCAACAGCAG GTTTTTTTCTCACAGGACTCTGTggaaatattcaaaacatttggGAAAGCCTGTCTAAAG agtttaaaaaaatgtgcctGCAAAAGTACTGAGCAGAAAGACACCTTAACTGTTGATGAGTCAAAGCAACTCATCAGAGAGCTGGCTGCTGAACTGGACAGAGTGATACAG agaaagaaatgCCGCTTGATGTCAGGGAAGTTGAGAAATAAAGGATCCAAGGAGGAACAGCagtattattttttgcagtgggcaGAAGAGCTTGAGCACttgcaaacaaaagaaatagaGGAAGAACAG ACACCACAAACCTTTTCAGAGAATGTTTGGGACAGAGAAATGAAAGTAAAGAGagccaaaaaaatgttgtgcaaCTGGTCTTggaagctaaaaaaaatgaaacag AATTCAGTATGTCTGGAGGGTGAATGTGAAGAAACTCTGAGGGATCTTCACGGACAGTGGAAAAAGCGAGAATCCAGCATACTTCCAGTAATGGACTGGATGATGTGGACTGTGCTGCAGTCAAAAAGCTCTGAG AATTCAGCTCCTAAACAGTGGGTGAAGAATAAACAGGGCTCAAAAAATTCAG CTGGACTGCACATTCCTAACGCAG TTTGGAATTGgattacaaaattaaaag CTGATGTCAttctggatccaaacacagccaaCCCGGACCTCCAAGTCTCTGAAGATGGGAAAtatttaatagcaaaaaaacacacaggtcTGGATTACTGGAGAGGGTTTCAAAGAGAGCGATGTAAATTTGATGGTTGGACTTGTGTCCAAGCTAAGGAGGGTTATAATGCAGGTAGACATTACTGGGAGGTCGATGTAAAGGGCAAATGTGAGTGGCGTGTGGGAGTGGTGAAGGAATCTGCCCCTCGGCATGGGTATGTCACAATGAATACAAAAGCAGGATACTGGAATCTGCGTCTGCAGCTGGGAACTTTAATAGCTTTGACTGAACCCGTCACTAAACTCAATATGCTGAAACCATGTAAAATAGGAGTTTATCTTGACATAGAAGAGGGCCATGTATCCTTCTATGATGTACAGAAAAGACAACATATCTACACCTTTAAGACAGAATTTAGTGGGACAGAAAAGATTTACCCAATGTTTGGCACTGTTGAGACAGACACAGCATTGGTTATTTcatcattaaatacatttctaaatataaaccacaaaaaataa
- the piga gene encoding phosphatidylinositol N-acetylglucosaminyltransferase subunit A isoform X1 — protein MGHRKRGHTHSPKTPSSLDPSRPTDREQGMKHRICMVSDFFYPNMGGVESHIYQLSQCLIEKGHKVVIATHAYEDRRGIRYLTNGLKVYYLPLQVMYNQSTATTCFHSLPLLRCVFVRERITIVHAHSSFSAMAHDALFHAKTMGLNTVFTDHSLFGFADLSSVLTNKLLTVSLCDTNHIVCVSYTSKENTVLRAALDPEIVSVIPNAVDPTDFTPDPCRRDNSKITIVVISRLVYRKGIDLLSGIIPELCGKHPDLCFLIGGEGPKRIILEEVREKYQLHDRVRLLGALDHKDVRDVLVQGHIFLNTSLTEAFCMAIVEGASCGLQVVSTRVGGIPEVLPDELVTLCEPSVRSLCDGLETVIARIRTGNVASPATIHRRVRTLYTWRNVAERTEKVYNRVCREPVLPLSERLHRLRSHCGAVAGSIFSFVAVITFLFLLLLQWLRPDHLIDVAIDSSGPHSRMGQQLSKKKSKTQT, from the exons ATGGGCCACAGGAAGAGAGGTCACACACATTCACCTAAAACCCCTTCATCTTTGGACCCGTCCCGGCCCACTGATCGCGAGCAGGGCATGAAGCACAGGATATGTATGGTGTCAGACTTCTTCTACCCAAACATGGGTGGTGTGGAGAGTCACATCTACCAGCTCTCGCAGTGCCTCATAGAGAAGGGCCACAAGGTTGTCATAGCAACTCATGCATATGAAGACCGCCGTGGGATTCGCTACCTGACCAACGGCCTCAAGGTGTATTACCTACCCCTGCAG gtcATGTATAATCAGTCCACGGCGACCACCTGCTTTCACAGTTTGCCGTTGCTccggtgtgtgtttgtgcgtgaaCGCATCACGATCGTGCACGCCCACAGCTCCTTCTCCGCGATGGCCCATGATGCTCTGTTCCATGCCAAGACTATGGGTCTCAACACTGTATTCACTGATCACTCTCTCTTTGGATTTGCGGACCTGAGCTCTGTACTGACCAACAAGCTGCTGACTGTCTCTCTGTGCGACACCAATCACATTGTGTGCGTGTCGTACACTAGTAAAGAGAACACTGTGCTGCGAGCCGCTCTCGACCCTGAAATCGTCTCCGTCATCCCTAACGCTGTCGACCCCACTGACTTTACCCCTGACCCCTGTCGCCGTGACAACAGCAAGATTACCATTGTTGTTATCAGTCGACTGGTTTACAGGAAAG GGATTGATTTACTAAGTGGAATCATTCCTGAATTATGTGGAAAGCATCCAGATCTTTGTTTTCTGATTGGTGGAGAGGGACCCAAAAGAATCATACTGGAAGAGGTTCGAGAAAAATATCAGCTTCATGACCG GGTTCGTCTGCTGGGAGCTCTGGATCATAAAGATGTGAGAGATGTCCTAGTTCAGGGTCATATCTTTCTCAACACTTCTCTCACTGAGGCCTTCTGTATGGCCATAGTGGAGGGAGCCAGCTGTGGGCTGCAG GTGGTGAGCACCCGTGTTGGAGGTATACCTGAGGTCCTGCCTGATGAGTTGGTGACTCTGTGTGAACCATCGGTCCGTTCGCTTTGCGATGGCTTGGAAACCGTTATTGCTAGAATACGCACAGGAAACGTGGCGTCTCCTGCCACCATCCACCGCAGGGTCCGAACACTGTACACTTGGAGAAACGTCGCTGAGCGCACCGAAAAG gtgtatAATCGTGTGTGCAGGGAACCCGTTTTGCCGTTGTCTGAGCGCCTGCACAGACTCCGCTCTCACTGTGGTGCTGTGGCAGGCTCCATTTTCTCCTTCGTTGCTGTTATTACTTTCCTCTTCCTGCTTCTCCTGCAGTGGCTCCGCCCAGATCATCTGATCGACGTCGCTATAGACTCATCAGGTCCCCACAGCCGCATGGGGCAGCAGCTTAGTAAGAagaaaagtaaaacacaaaCCTGA
- the LOC122351802 gene encoding E3 ubiquitin-protein ligase TRIM39-like, whose protein sequence is MAVAAEQTIAFSAGSLPGPHVKKVRFTNSYPFVKPDLRDEQQQDSVEIFITFGKACLKSFKKRTRKSTEQKDTLTVDESKQLIRELAAELDRVIQRKKCCLMSGKLRNKGSKEEQQYYFLQWAEELEHLQTRNKEEQTPQTFSENVWDREMKVKRAKKMLCNWSWKLKKMKQNSVCLEGECEETLRDLHGQWKKRESSILPVMDWMMWTVLQSKSSENSAPKQWVKNKQGSKNPAGLQIPNAVWNWITKLKADVILDPNTANPDLQVSEDGKYLIAKKYTGLDYWRGFQRKRCKFDGWTCVQAKEGYNAGRHYWEVDVKGKCEWRVGVVKESAPQHGFISMNTKAGYWNLRLQLGTLIALTEPVTKLNMLKPCKIGVYLDIEEGHVSFYDVQKRRHIYTFNTEFSGTEKIYPMFGTVETDTALVISSLNTCLNINHKK, encoded by the exons ATGGCAGTTGCAgctg AACAAACCATTGCCTTCAGTGCAGGCAGTCTCCCGGGGCCACACGTAAAGAAAGTGAGATTTACAAATTCTTACCCATTTGTGAAGCCAGATCTAAGGGACGAGCAACAGCAG GACTCTGTGGAAATATTCATAACATTTGGGAAAGCCTGTCTAAAG agttttaaaaaaCGTACCCGCAAAAGTACTGAGCAGAAAGACACCTTAACTGTTGATGAGTCAAAGCAACTCATCAGAGAGCTGGCTGCTGAACTGGACAGAGTGATACAG agaaagaaatgCTGCTTGATGTCAGGGAAGTTGAGAAATAAAGGATCCAAGGAGGAACAGCagtattattttttgcagtgggcaGAAGAGCTTGAGCACTTGCAAACAAGGAACAAGGAAGAACAG ACACCACAAACCTTTTCAGAGAATGTTTGGGACAGAGAAATGAAAGTAAAGAGagccaaaaaaatgttgtgcaaCTGGTCTTggaagctaaaaaaaatgaaacag AATTCAGTATGTCTGGAGGGTGAATGTGAAGAAACTCTGAGGGATCTTCACGGACAGTGGAAAAAGCGAGAATCCAGCATACTTCCAGTAATGGACTGGATGATGTGGACTGTGCTGCAGTCAAAAAGCTCTGAG AATTCAGCTCCTAAACAGTGGGTGAAGAATAAACAGGGCTCAAAAAATCCAG CTGGACTGCAGATTCCTAACGCAG TTTGGAATTGgattacaaaattaaaag CTGATGTCAttctggatccaaacacagccaaCCCGGACCTCCAAGTCTCTGAAgatggaaaatatttaatagcaaaaaaatacacaggTCTGGATTACTGGAGAGGGTTTCAAAGAAAGCGATGTAAATTTGATGGTTGGACTTGTGTCCAAGCTAAGGAGGGTTATAATGCAGGTAGACATTACTGGGAGGTCGATGTAAAGGGCAAATGTGAGTGGCGTGTGGGAGTGGTGAAGGAATCTGCCCCTCAGCATGGCTTTATCTCAATGAACACAAAAGCAGGATACTGGAATCTGCGTCTGCAGCTGGGAACTTTAATAGCTTTGACTGAACCCGTCACTAAACTCAATATGCTGAAACCATGTAAAATAGGAGTTTATCTTGACATAGAAGAGGGCCATGTATCCTTCTATGATGTACAGAAAAGGAGACATATCTACACCTTTAATACAGAATTTAGTGGGACAGAAAAGATTTACCCAATGTTTGGCACTGTTGAGACAGACACAGCATTGGTTATTTCATCATTAAATACATGTCTTaatataaaccacaaaaaataa